A region from the Mesomycoplasma hyopneumoniae J genome encodes:
- a CDS encoding DUF2714 domain-containing protein, with amino-acid sequence MKFFGSSAKKEANSNTIDTKTEFRDYYDLINHPNFVSFDALFNLTLLVSSQKANSVIREKYHQKVLAAYKATTELVFKNFVISWQRSSRFGSKGLVPIVTLKESSNVMASNFFSDSNDQRFSSVLANLNILAWDFIANKNRFVEVVEGCIIFFDPQTRTLKVIFSEVSLVSSLENIQNQQNKPKKA; translated from the coding sequence ATGAAATTTTTTGGATCTTCTGCAAAAAAAGAAGCAAATTCAAATACTATTGATACAAAAACCGAGTTCCGTGATTATTATGATTTAATTAATCATCCAAATTTTGTTAGTTTTGATGCGCTATTTAATCTAACTTTACTTGTTTCTTCTCAGAAAGCAAATTCAGTAATCCGTGAAAAATACCACCAAAAAGTTTTAGCAGCTTATAAGGCTACAACTGAATTAGTTTTTAAAAATTTTGTCATTTCCTGGCAGCGTTCATCCCGGTTTGGCTCAAAAGGTCTTGTACCAATTGTAACTCTAAAAGAATCCTCAAATGTGATGGCAAGTAATTTTTTTAGCGATAGTAACGATCAACGTTTTTCTTCAGTTCTTGCAAATTTAAACATTCTAGCTTGGGATTTTATTGCCAATAAAAACCGTTTTGTCGAGGTTGTCGAGGGTTGTATTATTTTCTTTGATCCACAGACGCGAACATTAAAAGTGATTTTTAGTGAAGTTTCTTTAGTCTCAAGTCTTGAAAATATCCAAAATCAGCAAAATAAGCCAAAAAAAGCCTAA
- a CDS encoding MSC_0624 family F1-like ATPase-associated membrane protein, which yields MKVRSKKVFKLEINPSKNGQKQWLYFLLTVLFLTSLALAIFFDGPRSFLNISNTDQPVSSISTFFNPIEDEMREFLAVRMTRSVLLLFFSFAFFFKGLKFLSLKEKLQKYLILSAFFGLFLVNIVIYFAWLTTEWTYILVFSTQIFVLIFLDYSLWLWIGRKNDKINYDYKKFFIFRHVSLAASLIIFGILFGLFASMVFSNEEADIIATVSYGNPVADWLYTFIAEVGKISNSFILIAILVFLLVLSLLYFSPQIYFYRQSFFRLKKIVPSFSLLIFASFALLFYSIYINIFASTNFVQFLPFGKNLTTNYLPMIIGISIHLVLLATYFLLNFTKLEKKIKDYKLSFFAFVLLISFISSFVSSYLSYVVFATIWINLSQIVFFIITYSLLIRTKKDFPLWLKLIFSFFTSLYILFTFIYLLNIHIYTNAVVALEAEKSPLVSTFYIDYSFYFYGILSVLVGIFVFVNLLVSIGKNTLILKTKKSQLDYKVLEKQVNTKNSQSENLKTLKSKS from the coding sequence ATGAAGGTTAGATCTAAAAAAGTCTTCAAGTTAGAAATAAACCCATCAAAAAATGGCCAAAAGCAGTGGTTGTATTTTTTGCTTACTGTTTTATTCTTAACTAGTTTGGCTTTAGCCATTTTTTTTGATGGACCACGATCATTTCTAAATATTTCAAATACTGATCAGCCAGTCTCAAGTATTTCAACATTTTTCAATCCAATTGAAGATGAAATGCGTGAGTTTCTTGCTGTTCGAATGACAAGATCAGTTTTGCTCTTATTTTTTAGTTTTGCCTTTTTCTTTAAAGGACTTAAATTTTTAAGCCTTAAGGAAAAATTGCAAAAATATCTTATTTTATCGGCATTTTTTGGTCTTTTTTTAGTTAATATTGTTATTTATTTTGCTTGACTTACAACAGAATGAACTTATATTCTTGTATTTTCAACACAAATTTTTGTCCTAATTTTCCTTGATTATAGTCTCTGGCTCTGAATTGGTCGGAAAAATGATAAAATAAATTATGATTATAAAAAGTTTTTTATTTTTCGTCACGTCAGTTTGGCAGCCTCATTAATTATTTTTGGGATTTTATTTGGACTTTTTGCATCAATGGTTTTCTCAAATGAGGAAGCTGATATTATCGCGACTGTAAGTTATGGTAACCCGGTTGCAGATTGGCTATATACTTTTATTGCCGAAGTTGGAAAAATTAGTAATTCTTTCATTTTAATTGCAATTTTGGTATTTTTACTAGTGCTTTCCTTACTTTATTTTAGTCCGCAAATTTACTTTTACCGTCAAAGTTTTTTCCGACTAAAAAAAATAGTGCCAAGTTTTTCACTGTTAATTTTTGCTAGTTTTGCACTTTTATTTTATAGTATTTATATAAATATTTTTGCAAGCACAAATTTTGTTCAATTCTTACCTTTTGGAAAGAATTTAACAACAAATTATTTGCCAATGATTATCGGAATTTCGATTCATCTAGTTTTATTAGCTACTTATTTCCTTTTAAATTTTACAAAATTAGAAAAGAAAATTAAGGATTACAAGTTAAGTTTTTTTGCTTTTGTCCTATTGATATCTTTTATTTCCAGTTTTGTTAGTTCCTATTTATCTTATGTAGTTTTTGCCACTATTTGAATCAATTTAAGTCAAATAGTGTTTTTTATTATTACTTATTCATTATTGATTAGAACAAAGAAAGATTTTCCGTTATGATTAAAGCTCATTTTTAGCTTTTTTACTAGTTTATATATTCTTTTTACTTTCATTTATTTATTAAATATTCATATTTATACAAATGCCGTTGTTGCACTTGAGGCCGAAAAAAGTCCTTTAGTATCGACATTTTATATTGACTATAGTTTCTATTTTTATGGAATTCTTAGTGTTTTAGTTGGAATTTTCGTTTTTGTTAATTTATTAGTATCAATTGGAAAAAATACTTTAATTTTAAAAACAAAAAAATCGCAATTAGATTACAAAGTGCTTGAAAAACAAGTAAATACTAAAAATTCCCAGTCGGAAAATTTAAAAACACTTAAGTCAAAAAGTTAA
- a CDS encoding Cof-type HAD-IIB family hydrolase, producing the protein MQKKIIFSDIDGTLYCHDFKISLETIDYIKKNKDNFILVLNTGNPLASRIFQVAKNLEIRYIISSNGALFSDLESGNHTLINGSISLKEQKFLFEIAKNLDLQLNFWNTEKYFSFNAKTKYFSFFIYPHLQGEKEVIFTDSYQENVVKLELIGPKAQLDQAYDLLEKNQELEAVFIKNLSIEITKKNTNKGKAVEFVSKIFQSDLDNVMTIGDSGNDLSMLKITKFSYAMANASKKVKETARFHTSACNQDGLIYAIKDFLYRKKFD; encoded by the coding sequence ATGCAAAAAAAAATAATTTTTAGCGACATCGATGGCACACTTTATTGTCATGATTTTAAAATTAGTCTTGAAACTATTGATTACATAAAAAAAAACAAGGATAATTTTATCCTTGTTCTTAATACCGGAAATCCACTGGCTTCCCGAATTTTTCAGGTTGCAAAAAATCTTGAAATTCGTTATATAATCAGCTCAAATGGCGCTTTATTCAGCGACCTTGAAAGTGGAAATCATACTTTAATTAACGGTTCAATTTCCCTTAAGGAGCAAAAATTTCTCTTTGAAATTGCCAAAAATTTAGATTTACAACTAAATTTTTGAAATACTGAAAAATATTTTAGTTTTAATGCAAAAACAAAATATTTTTCATTTTTTATCTACCCACATCTTCAAGGGGAAAAAGAGGTAATCTTTACTGATTCATATCAGGAAAATGTTGTTAAATTAGAGTTAATTGGACCTAAGGCCCAACTTGATCAGGCCTATGACTTACTTGAAAAAAATCAGGAATTAGAGGCTGTTTTCATTAAAAATTTAAGTATTGAAATTACTAAAAAAAATACAAACAAGGGAAAAGCTGTTGAATTTGTCAGCAAAATTTTCCAAAGCGATCTTGATAATGTAATGACAATCGGTGATAGCGGAAATGATCTTTCAATGCTTAAAATCACCAAATTTTCCTATGCAATGGCAAATGCATCAAAAAAAGTCAAAGAAACAGCTCGATTTCATACAAGCGCATGTAATCAAGACGGGCTAATTTATGCGATTAAAGATTTTTTATACCGGAAAAAATTTGACTAA
- the mgtE gene encoding magnesium transporter: protein MSLDKKSSFLFELVTTKKITEVRNYTKQKPLSEIAEEVSSFSPFDRLLFFRMLDTATAGDIFTYFSPEIQTKLVLSLPNELINKLLDELYVDEIVELLDEVPDNVAKRILRNIDIDTRKQINQLLQYTDDQIGAFMSVDIVYLFKDSTCHQALEKIRNYKDISELVHYYYVVDQNKKIIGATTLEDIVFSDPNTQIKEIVFQVPFLVTTDKKDYAAEVFAKNDFSVLPVVNTSQRLIGMVTSDDIIDIVKEKATSDIYKLAGISPQEVEESYIRSTLKQIVKSRVFWLIILMFGSTLSQFIIQEFTNAISQNNAIKSIGLASFITTIVSMIPVISGSAGNAGSQSATTIVRAISLKEVDKTNFFKKVFFKEISVGLIIGTILMILNFLRLVIYFALTGDIKNVNIPDNSISNLTIRDYILIISAASSISLLVVIIFSKILGAIIPMIAKSIRRDPAVMSAPILATVTDSISTLIFFGITIVVFLLI, encoded by the coding sequence ATGAGCTTAGATAAAAAAAGTTCTTTTCTTTTTGAGCTTGTTACTACCAAAAAAATTACTGAAGTCCGCAATTATACAAAACAAAAACCACTATCAGAGATCGCCGAAGAAGTTTCAAGTTTTTCTCCGTTTGACCGACTTTTATTTTTTAGGATGTTAGATACTGCAACTGCAGGTGATATTTTCACCTACTTTTCACCAGAAATTCAGACCAAATTAGTACTAAGTTTACCAAATGAGCTAATCAATAAATTACTTGATGAACTTTATGTTGATGAAATTGTCGAACTTCTTGATGAAGTCCCTGATAATGTTGCCAAAAGAATTTTGCGCAACATTGACATTGATACTCGTAAACAAATAAATCAACTTTTGCAGTATACCGACGATCAAATTGGCGCTTTTATGTCAGTTGATATCGTCTATCTTTTTAAAGATTCGACTTGTCATCAAGCACTTGAAAAAATTAGAAACTATAAAGATATCTCCGAATTAGTGCATTATTATTATGTCGTTGATCAAAACAAGAAAATAATCGGGGCAACTACTTTAGAAGATATTGTCTTTTCTGATCCTAATACTCAGATCAAAGAAATTGTTTTTCAAGTCCCTTTTCTTGTTACAACTGATAAAAAAGATTATGCAGCCGAAGTTTTTGCCAAAAATGATTTTTCAGTACTCCCGGTTGTAAATACAAGCCAGAGACTAATCGGAATGGTTACAAGTGATGATATTATCGATATTGTCAAGGAAAAAGCAACAAGTGATATTTATAAACTAGCAGGAATTTCACCTCAGGAAGTTGAAGAATCCTATATTCGTTCCACACTTAAACAGATCGTAAAATCAAGAGTTTTTTGACTAATCATCCTAATGTTTGGATCAACTTTGTCCCAGTTTATCATTCAAGAATTTACTAATGCAATAAGTCAAAATAATGCAATTAAATCAATCGGTCTTGCCTCATTTATTACCACAATTGTTTCAATGATTCCGGTAATTTCTGGTTCAGCAGGTAATGCCGGCTCGCAGTCAGCAACAACAATTGTCAGGGCAATTTCGCTAAAAGAAGTTGATAAGACTAACTTTTTTAAAAAAGTTTTCTTTAAAGAGATTAGCGTTGGCCTAATTATTGGCACAATTTTAATGATTCTAAACTTTTTAAGACTTGTGATTTATTTTGCCCTAACCGGTGATATTAAAAATGTTAATATCCCTGATAATTCAATTTCGAATTTAACAATCAGAGACTACATTCTAATAATTTCGGCAGCTTCCTCGATTTCATTATTAGTAGTAATTATTTTTTCAAAAATTCTTGGAGCAATCATCCCGATGATTGCAAAATCGATTAGACGTGATCCGGCTGTGATGTCAGCACCAATTTTGGCAACTGTTACTGATTCAATCTCAACTTTAATCTTTTTTGGTATTACAATTGTTGTCTTTCTTCTAATTTAG
- a CDS encoding diadenylate cyclase yields the protein MNLDVPILILVALILVLGLVFVVFFIFNHIKTLHKNKVSRSFLDLGISTQRKIVYELFFAVKHLSKNKIGAIITIQRNTLLDNLSTDGVKIDSMINSSLLIAIFQKNSPLHDGAVIIVDDRISYASTYFSVSESTLEDRYGARHRAALGISEVSDSITIVVSEQSGEVVIVRDANFFKVTSLDSFVEILTKELNAVKPEDKK from the coding sequence ATGAATTTAGATGTTCCAATTTTAATACTAGTGGCACTAATTTTAGTATTAGGGCTTGTTTTTGTTGTTTTCTTTATCTTTAATCATATTAAAACTTTGCATAAAAACAAAGTCAGTCGTAGTTTTCTTGACCTTGGAATTTCAACACAAAGAAAAATAGTTTACGAGCTTTTTTTTGCAGTTAAACATCTTTCAAAAAACAAAATCGGCGCGATTATCACAATTCAGAGAAACACACTTTTGGATAATCTTTCCACTGATGGGGTCAAAATTGATTCAATGATTAATTCATCACTTTTGATTGCAATTTTTCAGAAAAATTCTCCCCTTCATGATGGTGCTGTGATTATCGTTGATGATCGAATTTCGTATGCATCAACGTATTTTTCAGTTTCTGAATCAACTCTGGAGGATCGTTATGGCGCCCGTCATCGGGCTGCATTGGGAATTTCAGAGGTCTCAGATTCGATTACTATTGTAGTCTCAGAACAAAGTGGTGAAGTTGTAATTGTTAGGGATGCTAATTTTTTTAAGGTTACAAGTCTTGATTCATTTGTTGAAATTTTAACAAAAGAGTTAAATGCGGTCAAACCTGAAGACAAAAAATAG
- a CDS encoding phosphoglycerate kinase produces the protein MQPTYKNKKFIDDIDFLNKTVILRVDFNVPIKNGEISSIKRIIASLKTIKKIVNNGGKLVILSHLGRIKSKEDLPKKSLRIVAEKLAEILGQEIKFIPENRGPKVENAINQLEKGEILVLENTRFQDLNNKAESKNDAELGRYWASLGDVFINDAFGTLHRAHGSNVGIATYIKESAIGYLVKEELDALSKLIFSPQRPFYAIIGGAKISDKIGIISTLLEKADKVLIGGGMAYTFKKALGYKIGLSIYEDDKLELAASLVKKYPDKLILALDAALAPEFADLEPLYNQENPLEIPDHLEGMDIGPLTIELFKDHLKDGKTILWNGTLGVAEFKNFARGTKEVAKIIANLKDCYSIIGGGDSIAAIEAEGLSNSFSHISTGGGASISFIENGDLIGLGPIQEKD, from the coding sequence ATGCAGCCAACCTACAAAAATAAAAAGTTTATTGATGATATTGATTTTTTAAATAAAACTGTAATTCTCCGTGTTGATTTTAATGTGCCGATCAAAAATGGAGAAATTAGTTCTATAAAAAGAATCATTGCAAGTCTTAAAACTATTAAAAAAATTGTAAATAATGGCGGTAAATTAGTGATTTTATCCCATCTTGGCCGGATAAAATCCAAAGAAGATCTCCCAAAAAAATCCCTTAGAATAGTAGCTGAAAAATTAGCTGAAATTTTAGGTCAGGAAATTAAATTTATCCCTGAAAACCGCGGTCCTAAAGTCGAAAATGCAATTAACCAACTTGAAAAAGGTGAGATTTTAGTACTTGAAAATACAAGATTTCAGGACCTAAATAATAAAGCTGAGTCCAAAAACGATGCTGAATTAGGCAGATATTGAGCCTCCCTTGGTGATGTTTTTATCAATGATGCCTTCGGAACTCTTCATCGGGCTCATGGATCAAATGTCGGAATTGCAACTTATATTAAAGAATCAGCAATTGGTTATTTAGTAAAAGAAGAATTAGATGCCCTTTCAAAACTAATTTTTTCCCCGCAAAGACCATTTTATGCAATTATCGGCGGGGCAAAAATATCCGATAAAATCGGGATAATTTCAACTTTATTAGAAAAAGCTGATAAAGTTTTAATCGGTGGCGGAATGGCTTATACTTTCAAAAAAGCACTTGGTTATAAAATTGGTCTTTCGATTTATGAAGATGACAAACTTGAACTTGCTGCTAGTCTAGTCAAAAAATATCCAGATAAATTAATTTTAGCCCTTGATGCGGCTCTAGCCCCAGAATTTGCCGATCTTGAACCTTTATATAATCAGGAAAATCCCCTTGAAATCCCTGATCATTTAGAAGGAATGGATATTGGCCCTTTAACAATTGAGTTATTCAAAGATCATCTAAAAGATGGAAAAACTATCCTTTGAAATGGAACTTTAGGCGTAGCCGAATTTAAAAATTTTGCCCGTGGAACCAAGGAAGTTGCCAAAATTATTGCCAATCTAAAAGATTGTTATAGTATCATTGGCGGGGGAGATTCAATCGCTGCAATTGAAGCCGAAGGTCTTAGTAATTCATTTTCCCATATTTCTACAGGCGGAGGTGCTTCAATTAGTTTTATTGAAAACGGTGATTTAATTGGTCTTGGCCCAATCCAGGAAAAAGACTAA